One Chthonomonas sp. genomic window, TGTCTGAATATTCTTGACTCGACCCACATTTCGTGTGATAAGATGAGATGAGAATACGTATTCTCTCCGTCAGCGATGCCGCAGGCGGAACGGGTGAATCGATGAGGATTACACAACAAGACATCGCAAGGATTGCGGGAGTTTCACAGGCGACGGTGTCGCGTGTGGTCGGCGGGGACGTGCGCGTCGAATCCGACATTCGCGATCGCGTGCTGGGTGCCATGCGGGACAACAACTACAGTCCTGATGCGAGAGCTCGCTCACTGCGCCAGCAGCGCACCCACCTTATTGGCCTCGTAATGCGGCGCGAAGCGCGCGATCTTCAGGGCGATCCGTTCTTTTCAATTCTTAGTGCCGAAATTCTGGGCTATCTGTCCAGCACCCCGTACCACCTCTGCGTGGACATCGCTGCGAGCGCCCTGCGACAAGAGTACATTTACGACGAAATGCTCCGCACCCGCCGCGTGGACGGCCTGATCTTGGTCGAAAGCGAGCCGAAGGACGATAGAATTGCTCGCCTCCAGCGCGATGAATTCCCGTTCGTTTTGATCGGCAACCCGGGCGACGTAGAAGCGATGCACTCGGTCGACAACGATAACGTGCGGGCCGGTGTCATTGCTACCAGCCACCTCGTCGAGCAGGGATTCAAGCGCATTGCCTTTCTGTCCGGCCCGGAGAGCTTGACCGTCAGCCGGGACCGATTGGACGGATACGCTCAGGTGCTCAAGGCATCAAACCTGCCTGCCAAGGTCTACCATAGCGAATTTGGCTTCGAGGCCACCCGCCGTAGCGCGATCAACGCACTGCGCGACCCGTTCTCGCCCGATGCTCTGGTGGTTCTGGATGACTTCATGGCCATGGCGGTGGCAGACGCTGCGCGCGAACTTGGCCTCGCGATTCCGGCTCGGCTCGGGCTGGTGAGCTTCAACGACACCAATATCTGTCACCTGATTCCGGGTGGTCTGACGTCTGTCAGCCTGAACATTCCCGAGATCGTCCGCCAATCGTGCGGTCGACTCCTGCGAATCATCGAAGATTCGGCTGATGGGGAAGATCGCCGCAAGATCGTTCCGACCGAACTCAAGGTCCGCGGATCCTCACTCAGGCGTCCTGAGGTCGCAATGCTATGACCCTTGCGCTCGCCTCAGCGATTACCGCACTCCTTAGCGCTCAAGTGAAGCATGAATTCGTATTCACGGCTCCGAGTGCTGGCGTCAAGACGGTCCACGTGGCGGGCACGTTTAACGGTTGGAGCTACGGAACCAACCCGATGACGGTCGATCCTGATGGTCGGACATGGCGCACGGACGTGACGCTTGATGTCGGTAAGCACCTGTACAAGTTTGTTCTCAACGGCACCGATTGGATCACTGATCCGAACGCGAAGACCGAGACCGACGGCGGCGGTCACGTGAACTCTGTGTTGCTTCTCGCGCCGGAGGGGTACGGCACGCCAGCCAAGCGAGGCGATGGGGTCCTGACCGAGACTGCAATTCGCCACGCCCAAGCGTCCCCCATGATCAACTTCGACCGTGGGCGACTTTCACTCCGGGTGGACGTCCGAAGCAACGACGCCCAGAGAGTTGAGGCGAAAGTGACGCGCGGCGGGAAGGCTGAGACCGCGCCAATGCGGGTCATCGATTCGAACGAGTTGCGGGAGCGGTACGAGTACGCGATGCCTTGGGACGGCAAGTCGCCCTTAAGCTATCGCTTCGTGATCACCGATGGAGCGACCCGGCGTGCGGTGACCATGGGCGGGAAGGACTTCCAGGTTACTGCGACTTCGTATGTCGGTCCGAGAGTCCCCAACTGGGTTGAGAAGACGATCTTCTATCAGATTTTTCCTGATCGATTTGAGAACGGCGATGCGAAGAACGATCCTGCGGAAGTGTCGCCTTGGTCGGCGATGCCGACGTACCTGACCCGGTTCGGTGGCGATGCGGTCGGAATCGAGAAGCGACTCGACCACCTCAAGAAGCTGGGCGTCAATGGCGTTTACATCAACCCGATCATGAAGGCCCCGGCCTACCATCGGTACGACCCGGTTGACTTCTACCAAGTCGATCCGGAGTTTGGGACCAACCAAGAGTTCGGCAGGCTGACTCGGGCGATGCAGAGCAACGGTATCCGAGTGGTACTTGACCAGATCTTTGATCACGTCGGGACCACGTTTCCGCCGTTTGTTGACCTTCTCAAGAACCAGCAGGCCTCGAAGTTTAAGGATTATTTCTTCGTGAACGAATGGCCCGTCGAGGTCCGAAAGAACCCGCCCTACCTGGGTTGGTACAACGTAGAGTCTATGCCAAAGGTGAACTTGGCGAATCCGGAGCTCAAGAAGTACTTGCTCGATTCGGTCAACTTCTGGCATGAGCACGCTCAACTCAGCGGCTGGAGGCTGGACGTCGCCAACGAAGTGCCGCAGTGGTTTTGGCGTGAGTTTCGCCAGCGCGTGAAGACGATCGATCCGGATGCTTGGATTGTGGGCGAGGTTTGGTCCGACGCCAACCAGTGGCTGCAGGGTGACCAGTGGGATGCGAGCATGAACTACCCGTTCCAATATGCGGTCCGCGACTTCCTGGCAAAGAAGACCATGACTGCCAAAGAGTTCACGTTCCAGCTCATGCAGGTTTATGGCCTGTATGCTCCGCAGGTCAGCCGTAACCAACTCAATTTCCTCAGCACGCATGATACGCCTCGGTTCATTCATGAGGCGGGAAACGACCGGTCTGCGCAGAAGCTAGCCGCGGTGGTTCAGTTCACGTGGCCGGGCGCGCCGAGTGTGTACTACGGCGAAGAGCTGGGCATGGAAGGTGCGCACGACCCAGACAATCGCCGTCCTATGCGATGGGACCTCGCGAACGACGGCAACGACATGTTTGCCCACTACCGCAAGCTGATCGCCCTGCGACATCGCCACCCGATCTTGGTGGAGGGCGATCCGGTCGCGCTTGAGACTTCGAACAGCACGGATGTGGCAGCGTTCGGACGCACGCTCGGCGCGCAGCGAGCGGTGATCGCAATCAACCGCGCGAACTCGCCGCAAACTGCCGTAGTCAAAGTAAATAACTTCGGAAAAGGTGCGGACGTGCTTGGCAGCCAAGCGGTCACCTCGCAGAGCAGATCGTTGACCATCCGGCTTGCACCCAGAAGCGCCGCCGTCGTGCTGAACCGTCGCGCATACCCAGAAACAGTTTCTATCTATCATTTCGATCACAGCAATCATTCAATGGAGGCTCCTCAATGAATCGTCAACGAAGACTGGGCTTTACGCTCATTGAACTTCTCGTCGTTATCGCGATTATCGCGATCCTTGCTGCCATTCTGTTCCCGGTGTTCGCCCAGGCGAAGGTCGCGGCCAAGAAGACGCAAGACCTGTCCAACGTCCGCCAGATTGCAACCGCCAGCATCATGTATGCCGGTGACCAGGACGATACGTTGCCGCAGTACAAGTGGCCGGACTTCTATGCCATCGCCACAAAGTTGCTGCCTTATACGAAGAACAAGGACATCTTCAAGAATCCGACTTCTCCGTACAAGGTCGGTTCGGTCCAGCAGAAGCAGGGCCGCAACCCCTATGGTAACTACGTCACGGCTCCGAACGATCCGTGTATTGGACTCCCAGCATCGACTCGCGGTGCTGCAAACCTGTACGACGATATCTATCCGCCGCTTGACTACGCTTGGAACGACTCCATGCGACAAGACTGGTCGGGCGCCCTCCCTGGCTGCAGCGGTGGTGTCGATCTCGGCATGTCGATGACTGCGAGCAAGATCACGGACCAGGCGAAGGCCGCTATGTGGATCGGCTTCCCGAGCATCGGTACCATGTGGCCGGGCGGCTGCGTGGATGGAACCTGCGACTACGGTGCAACTCCCACTAGCCTTACCGCTCGATACTGGGGTACCGACTTCAAGGGCTACTTCAGCCAGGGCTCGAACGTGAACCACCTCGATGGCCACGCTCAGTACTACAAGTACTCGCGCATGCACCCGGGCAACAAGGAGACCTTTGCGAAGGCTTCCGCCGAGGGTGGGACCAAGCGCATCGACGTCAAGGCTTGGGGCTTCGACTGGGGCCACGAGTCCGTTCGATAATCCTTACCTAAGCCGTCCACGCTGGATTGCCTGAGTGGACGGCTCGCCTTGCTGGAGGAACACTTGCAAAAACTATTCTCGATTCTCGTCGGTACCATTCTGCTCGGATCCGTCTTGGGCGTAGCAGGATGCGCAAAGGATGCCAATCCGGCGGAAGACGTCAATGCTCAGATTCAGGCATTGCCTGCTGAAGAGCGCTTCCAGATGATCAAGAACGACACGGTGCTGACGCTTGAGCAGAAGGACATCGCCGTGGACAACCTGCCCATCACCGATCAGCAAAAGACTGATTACAAGGCTAAGCTGCGTGAGGCTGCCCCAGCGGGCGCTTCGACGGCGGCTCCTGGTCAACGTTAAGATCGCTTTGCGTCGACTCCCGACTCTGGGGGTCGGCGCAAACCTCCGTTTGGCATCATAATTGCGATGCTTGGGTCCATTGAACCCCTGGTGTGCCCTGCGGTACAGTGACCAGCAAGAGTACGAGGAGAGACCACTTATGTTGCCGATTTTTCTAAACCTTTTCGCCGAGCCGGGCAAAACTCAAGCGGGTGAGCTTGCGCTCATGGTCGCCATCCCCTGCTTCCTCGCAGTCGCGATTTTCGGGTTTGGCATCAGCAAAGAGCGAGACGGCGGCAACCCTTTGGTCAAGTACGTTTCCTTCGCACCCCTTCTCATCGGATGCTACATCGGCTGGCCGTACTTCAAGTACGCCAACGATAAGATGGTCAAGAATCTGGGCATGATCGGCGGCAAGAGCGAGCTGGCCTACAACGCTGCACTCATCGTTCCCGCTGGCTTGCTCGTGCTCTTCCTCGTCATCTCGTTCCTCTTCAATCGGCTGATCCACAACGAGTCCCGCATCTGATCCGTTACAATGTTCTTATACAGAACATTGGAGGAGCAGTGTGGCTCAACCCGTATCATTCATTGGCTTAACGACGACGGAAGCTCCGTTCATTGAGCAGGCTCGCAAGGACGGCAACCTCTACATCGAGCAACCGTACGAGCTGTATTCCGAGGAGAATCACGAAGTCTGGCGCGCCCTGTACGAGCGCATGACCCAGCACTGGCAGACGTATGCCAACGAGCACTTTCTCAAGGGCATTGAGAACCTGTGCTTGGATCCGACGCGCGTGCCCAAGCTTGAGGATGTAAACCAGTTCCTGAACCCGCTCACCGGATTTCGGGCTAAGGCAGTCAGTGGTTACGTCCCGGCATTCTTGTTCTTCGATTGCCTCCGCAATCGGGAGTTCCCGACGACCATCACGATCCGGCGCGGCGATCGACTCGACTATTTGCCCGAGCCAGATATCTTCCACGACATCGCAGGCCACGTCCCCATGCATACCGATCGTGCGTTTGCGGACACCCTCGTTCGGTTCGGTGATTGCGCACATTTGGCCGCGGAGATGGGTCGGGGGATTTCCGACGGGCACGAAAGAGTCCGCAGGTTGAGCAGCATCATCAAGGCGATGGCGCGGTTCTTCTGGTTCACCGTGGAATTCGGACTGATGCGCGATCGCCAGTCGGGCGCGCTCAAAGCGTATGGCAGCGGACTCCTGTCCTCGCATGGGGAGTTGGAATACAGCATAGAATCGCCGGACGTACAGCGCTACCCAGCTCAGCTAGAGTGGATCATAAACCAGGGTTTCGAGATTGACCACTATCAGCCGCTGCTGTTCATCGTTGACTCGTTTGACAGTCTGTTTGACATGGTCGGCGAGCTTGAGCGATGGATGAAGGACGGACGGCTGGACAACGTCGCCCCCGGGGAGCCATTGCTGGAGGAGGCGGACATCCAGAGTTTCTTGGATGGCGGCCAGTGAGTGATCCTTGGATCAGACCGGTGGAACTGGTCGGTCCCTCGATCATCCTACGCCCGTTGGCAGTAGAGGATGCGAACGAGCTCTTCGCCGCGTCCACCGCCGAGACGTATCAGTACTACGTCGCCGTTGCGCCATTGCGGTGGGACATCGAGGCGTATCGCGAGTACATTCAGAAGCGCCTTGCGCTGCATGATGCGGTCTCGCTTGTCATGGTTGACCGGGACAGCGGCAGGCTCATTGGAGAGTCTGCCTTCATGGAGATTCGCGCCGCGAGCAAGGGGCTAGAGATCGGGTTGACCTGGATTGCCGAGCCTTGGCGGGGCACCCACGTGAACCCAGAAGCCAAGTTCCTGATGTTGCGCCACGCGTTTGAGGTCGCAGGGGCGATCCGCGTGCAATTGAAGACCGATGCGAGGAATCAGCACAGCCAAGCTGCAATCCGCAAGCTGGGAGCGATGTACGAGGGAACTCTGCGCAAACACGGGATACAGATCAACGGATACGTGCGCGATACTGCGATGTTCAGCATCGTGGATACCGAGTGGCCTGATGTGAAGCTGCGCCTGCTAGATCGGCTTCCACCCGAAAAGCCGCGGGACCTCGAAGGAACATCGTAGAAAGGGCTAGAATAGGGATTAACTATGCCAGTTGAAATCTTGATGCCCGAGCTGGGCGAATCTGTTCACGAAGGAACTGTCAGCCGGTGGCTCAAAGCCGAAGGCGACTACGTCAAGGAAGACGAGCCCGTGGTCGAGATCATGACCGATAAGGTCAACACTGAACTCCAGGCTCCGGCTTCCGGCGTACTCGTCAAGATTCTGATCCCCGAGGGTGGTCAGGTCGAAGTTTTCAAAGCGATGGGGCTCATCGATGATGGCTCCGCCGCTGCCGCCACGCCAGCCGCTCCGGCCGCGCCCGAACCCAAGAAGTCGTTCGCTCCGCCGAATACGACCTCGCAGTTTGCGAGCGCGCCGGGTGCGTCCGAGCCGCCGGTTCCCTCAAGCGAGCCTGCAGCCGCCAGCGATGGCGAGCGACGGTGGTATTCGCCAGTTGTGCGAAGCATCGCCAAGGGTCACGGGCTCTCGGAGGGACAATTGGCAACCATCGCCGGAACCGGTACGGGTGGCCGCGTCACGAAGAAAGATTTGGAAGCGTACCTGGGCGGAGAGGCGCCTGCGCCAGCGCCCGCCGCTCCTGCAGCGGTAACCCCAGCCCCAGTTCCCGCCGCCGCACCGAAGACCGAGTCTGCGGCTGTGGTTGCGGGCGAGGGTCAAGAGATCATCCCGCTGGTGGGGATGCGCAAAATGATCGCCGACGCGATGGTGCGCAGTAGCCAAGTCCCAACCGTTAGTACGCTCACCGAGGTGGACGTGACGAACATGGTCAAGTTCCGTGAGCGCAACAAGGACAGCTTCGTCGAGCAGTTTGGAGTTAAGCTCACCTACACTCCGTTCTTCATCAAAGCGATCACCGAGGCGTTGATTGAATTTCCACTCGTGAACGCCTCGCTGCAGGACGGAAACATCGTGATGTCTAAGAACGTCCACATGGGCGTGGCCGTTTCGCTGGGTGCAAAGGGCGACCAGGGACTCATCGTTCCAGTCATCCGCGATGCGAATTCTAAGACGCTGATCGAGATTGCCAAGGATCTGGAGGCGATTGCGGCCAAGGCCCGTTCGAACGCGCTCGGTGTCGCAGATGTCCAGGGAGGCACCTTCACGCTGACCAACCCCGGCAGCTACGGCGCGATGTTGGGGACCCCCATGATCAACGCCCCACAAGCGGCGATCCTGGGTACCTACACGATCAAGCAAGTGCCGGCGGTGGTGGACGGCATGATCGGCATTCGGTCGATCATGAACCTGGTGCTGACGTACGACCACCGATTGATCGACGGCATGCTCGCAGGTCGATTCCTTCAGAGCGTGAAGAAGCGATTGGAGACGTTCGACTTCTACAAATAAGCTCGTACGGGACAAGGCGGGGTGGCATCGGTCTGATGCCACCCCGCCTTTGTGTGTTCTAGCCCGCGATGAGGGCTCGTAGGTCTTCGTCGTCGACTTCCGACTTGGTGTCTGCGACCGCCAAGAACCGCGTGTAGATCGTCTCGAACCGGTCGGTTGGGAAGTCGTAGCCGAGCTCATGCAGCCGATGTTTCAGTCCGTGGCGTCCGCTCCTCGCGGTGAGGATGATCTCCGTCTTTGCCGCGCCCACGAGCACGGGATCGATGATCTCGTACGTCGAACGTTCCTTGAGCACGCCATCTTGGTGGATGCCGCTGCTATGGGCATAGGCGTTCGCTCCCACAACCGCCTTGTTGCGCTGGATCACCATGCCGGTATGGCGGCAAACGAGGCTTGAAACGGGGACCAGCTTTGTCGTGTCGATCCCTGATTCGATCCCGAACAGGTCCTTCCGAATGTACAGCGCCATGATGACCTCTTCGAGGGCGGTGTTGCCAGCGCGCTCGCCGATGCCGTTTACGGTGACTTCAACCTGACGTGCACCGGCCATCACACCCGCGAGGGTGTTTGCGGTCGCCATCCCTAGGTCGTTGTGGCAATGGCAGCTCAAGACGGCTTTGTCTACGTTCGGCACATTGTCGATGATCCCCTTGATCAGCCGGTAGTACTCGGAAGGGTAGGTGTACCCGGTCGTGTCGGGGACGTTGATGGTGGTCGCTCCGGCATCGATGATCGACTCCACGACCTTGTAAACGTAATCCGGATCGGCTCGACCCGAATCCTCCATGAAGTACTCGATGTTATCCGTGTACTGGCGAGCGTGGCGCACGGCCCGGACGCCGACTTCGAGTGCCTGCGCGCGGGTCATCTTGAGCTTGTGCTCAAGGTGATTGTCGCTGACGCCAAGACCCGTGTGAATCCGCCGACTGGCTGCGGGCTTGAGCGCCTCGGCGGCGACATCGATGTCGTTCTCCTTGGCGCGCGTGAGGGCGCAGACGGTCACACCTTTGAGCTCGCGCGCAAGCATGTTGACCGCTTCAAAATCGCCAGGCGAACTGACGGGGAAACCGGCTTCGATAATGTCCACACCCAAGGCCGCAAGCTGGTGCGCGATCTCGAGCTTCTGCTCGTTGCTCAGGCGGACGCCCGGGCTCTGCTCACCGTCGCGGAGAGTCGTATCGAAAACCAAAAGCCGGTTGGACATACTGAGGAATCTCCCTGGAACGTAACTAGATCATTATACGAGCAACTCGGCAATAACGCCGGGTTGCTCGTATGGGATTAGACGTTCAGCTTCGACGGTTCGGCGCTGCGGAAGCGTACATCGAGGTTCTTCACCGCCGCTGCCTCATCCAGCCGTCCGACAATCTGAGTCGTCGGTGCATCGTGAAGGAGCTGCGGGTTCGTGCGGGCCTCTTCGCAGATGGCAATCACCGCATCGCAGAACTGATCGAGGGTCTCTTTGCACTCGGTTTCGGTTGGCTCGATCATCAGCGCCTCGGGCACGATGAGAGGGAAGTAGTTCGTCGGGGGGTGGAATCCATAGTCGATGAGCCGCTTGGAGATGTCTAGTGCACGCACTCCGTACTCTCGCTTGTACTTCTCGGCGGTCAACACGCACTCGTGCATGCACGGGCGATCGTGAGCTGCGGGCAGGACATCCTTGAGGCGTGCCTTGATGTAGTTCGCGTTAAGCACTGCATGGCGCGAGATGTCGGCCATGTGCTCTCGTCCAAAGGCCAGTAGGTAGGTGAGCGCACGCACTTCCATGAGGAACTGACCGAAGTACGCTGAGACCCGGCCGATGCTGTGGGGGCGCGTGTAGTCAAGCTCCACCGAACCTGAAGCGCGAGAACGTCTTACCACCGGCACCGGCAAGTACGGCTCGAGATGCGACTTCAGGCCGATCGCTCCGCAGCCAGGGCCGCCGCCACCATGCGGGGTGGAAAACGTCTTGTGGAGGTTTAGGTGCATGCAGTCGAAGCCGTGATCGCCTGGGCGAGTCGTGCCGACCATGGCGTTCATGTTCGCACCGTCGCAGAACACCTGACCCCCGACCGCGTGCACCATGTCGCAGATCTCGCGAATGTTGGTCTCAAACAGTCCAAGTGTGGATGGGTTGGTGACCATGAAAGCCGCGACGTCAGGACCGAGCGCTGCGCGCAACGCGTTCAGGTCGCACCCTCCGTCGGTATCCGTTGGGACGGTCTTGACCGAGTATCCGCAGATCGCGGCGGAGGCCGGGTTGGTCCCGTGGGCCGAGTCCGGCACGAGAACGACCGTACGCTGGTCGCCTTCACCGTTCTCCGCGTGAAATGCCTTGATGAGCATGAGGCACGTGAGTTCACCGTGCGCCCCCGCAAGCGGCTGCAGCGTGATCTCGTCGAAGCCGGTGACCTGGCACAAGATCTCTTGCGTCTGAGCGAGGACTTCCAGGGCTCCCGGCACAGTCGCGGGCGGCTGCATCGGGTGGATGTGGGTGAATCCGGGGATGCCTGCGGTCCGCTCGTTGATGCGCGGGTTGTACTTCATGGAGCACGAACCCAGAGGGTAAAAGCCGGTGTCGATGCCGTAATTGAGGTGGCTCAGATTGGTAAAGTGGCGGACCACGTCGAGTTCACCAAGCTCAGGGAGTTGAAGTTCGCGGCGCAGATCGCCAAGGGCGGCCGAAAGATCGACCTCGGGCGTATCGGCGACCGGGAGGTTGCAGCCGATGCGACCTGGGGACGACTTATCGAAGATGAGCTGAGGTTGTTGAACCTTCTTGGTTGGCATGGTTAGAGAACCTCCGAGAGTTCGGTGGCGAACCGGTCGATCTGGGCTTTCGAGCGTGTCTCGGTCACGGCGACGAGCAGGACACTCTCCATCCCGGCGTAGTAGTCACCGAGCGGGAGGCCCGCCATGATCCCTCGATCGATCAAGCGTTTCTGAACCTCGTGCGCCGGCTTCGGAAGTTCGAGCGCAAACTCGCCAAACACTCGCTGCTTTTCGAACTTAAGCTTTGCGCCTTTCACTTGCAGGGCCTTCATGGCGTACTGGGTGTTGCGAACCGTGCTCTCCGCGACGCTACGCAGACCGTTCTTGCCAAGCGCAGACAGGTACACCGTATTTGCGAGTGCCATCAGCGCTTCGTTGGTGCAGATGTTCGACGTCGCCTTCTCCCGGCGAATATCTTGCTCACGGGTGCGCAGGGTCATCGTGTACCCGGGGCGGCCCAAATGGTCGTGAGTGCGGCCGACAATGCGCCCGGGGATGCGGCGAACGTACTTTTCTTTGCACGCGAATAATCCAACGAGCGGACCGCCGAAGCCCATCGCAACGCCCAGCGGCTGCCCCTCGCCGACAACGATATCGGCATCGAACTCTCCAGGGGGCGGCAGGATCGCACAAGCGACCGGATCGGCGACCACCACGAACAGCGCTCCCGCCTCTTGCGCTGCCTCCTTCGCGGCGTGCA contains:
- a CDS encoding 2-isopropylmalate synthase, whose product is MSNRLLVFDTTLRDGEQSPGVRLSNEQKLEIAHQLAALGVDIIEAGFPVSSPGDFEAVNMLARELKGVTVCALTRAKENDIDVAAEALKPAASRRIHTGLGVSDNHLEHKLKMTRAQALEVGVRAVRHARQYTDNIEYFMEDSGRADPDYVYKVVESIIDAGATTINVPDTTGYTYPSEYYRLIKGIIDNVPNVDKAVLSCHCHNDLGMATANTLAGVMAGARQVEVTVNGIGERAGNTALEEVIMALYIRKDLFGIESGIDTTKLVPVSSLVCRHTGMVIQRNKAVVGANAYAHSSGIHQDGVLKERSTYEIIDPVLVGAAKTEIILTARSGRHGLKHRLHELGYDFPTDRFETIYTRFLAVADTKSEVDDEDLRALIAG
- a CDS encoding 2-oxo acid dehydrogenase subunit E2 — its product is MPVEILMPELGESVHEGTVSRWLKAEGDYVKEDEPVVEIMTDKVNTELQAPASGVLVKILIPEGGQVEVFKAMGLIDDGSAAAATPAAPAAPEPKKSFAPPNTTSQFASAPGASEPPVPSSEPAAASDGERRWYSPVVRSIAKGHGLSEGQLATIAGTGTGGRVTKKDLEAYLGGEAPAPAPAAPAAVTPAPVPAAAPKTESAAVVAGEGQEIIPLVGMRKMIADAMVRSSQVPTVSTLTEVDVTNMVKFRERNKDSFVEQFGVKLTYTPFFIKAITEALIEFPLVNASLQDGNIVMSKNVHMGVAVSLGAKGDQGLIVPVIRDANSKTLIEIAKDLEAIAAKARSNALGVADVQGGTFTLTNPGSYGAMLGTPMINAPQAAILGTYTIKQVPAVVDGMIGIRSIMNLVLTYDHRLIDGMLAGRFLQSVKKRLETFDFYK
- a CDS encoding GNAT family N-acetyltransferase, producing the protein MSDPWIRPVELVGPSIILRPLAVEDANELFAASTAETYQYYVAVAPLRWDIEAYREYIQKRLALHDAVSLVMVDRDSGRLIGESAFMEIRAASKGLEIGLTWIAEPWRGTHVNPEAKFLMLRHAFEVAGAIRVQLKTDARNQHSQAAIRKLGAMYEGTLRKHGIQINGYVRDTAMFSIVDTEWPDVKLRLLDRLPPEKPRDLEGTS
- a CDS encoding LacI family DNA-binding transcriptional regulator; translation: MRITQQDIARIAGVSQATVSRVVGGDVRVESDIRDRVLGAMRDNNYSPDARARSLRQQRTHLIGLVMRREARDLQGDPFFSILSAEILGYLSSTPYHLCVDIAASALRQEYIYDEMLRTRRVDGLILVESEPKDDRIARLQRDEFPFVLIGNPGDVEAMHSVDNDNVRAGVIATSHLVEQGFKRIAFLSGPESLTVSRDRLDGYAQVLKASNLPAKVYHSEFGFEATRRSAINALRDPFSPDALVVLDDFMAMAVADAARELGLAIPARLGLVSFNDTNICHLIPGGLTSVSLNIPEIVRQSCGRLLRIIEDSADGEDRRKIVPTELKVRGSSLRRPEVAML
- a CDS encoding prepilin-type N-terminal cleavage/methylation domain-containing protein, with translation MNRQRRLGFTLIELLVVIAIIAILAAILFPVFAQAKVAAKKTQDLSNVRQIATASIMYAGDQDDTLPQYKWPDFYAIATKLLPYTKNKDIFKNPTSPYKVGSVQQKQGRNPYGNYVTAPNDPCIGLPASTRGAANLYDDIYPPLDYAWNDSMRQDWSGALPGCSGGVDLGMSMTASKITDQAKAAMWIGFPSIGTMWPGGCVDGTCDYGATPTSLTARYWGTDFKGYFSQGSNVNHLDGHAQYYKYSRMHPGNKETFAKASAEGGTKRIDVKAWGFDWGHESVR
- a CDS encoding phenylalanine 4-monooxygenase; this translates as MGLTTTEAPFIEQARKDGNLYIEQPYELYSEENHEVWRALYERMTQHWQTYANEHFLKGIENLCLDPTRVPKLEDVNQFLNPLTGFRAKAVSGYVPAFLFFDCLRNREFPTTITIRRGDRLDYLPEPDIFHDIAGHVPMHTDRAFADTLVRFGDCAHLAAEMGRGISDGHERVRRLSSIIKAMARFFWFTVEFGLMRDRQSGALKAYGSGLLSSHGELEYSIESPDVQRYPAQLEWIINQGFEIDHYQPLLFIVDSFDSLFDMVGELERWMKDGRLDNVAPGEPLLEEADIQSFLDGGQ
- a CDS encoding DUF3459 domain-containing protein, yielding MTLALASAITALLSAQVKHEFVFTAPSAGVKTVHVAGTFNGWSYGTNPMTVDPDGRTWRTDVTLDVGKHLYKFVLNGTDWITDPNAKTETDGGGHVNSVLLLAPEGYGTPAKRGDGVLTETAIRHAQASPMINFDRGRLSLRVDVRSNDAQRVEAKVTRGGKAETAPMRVIDSNELRERYEYAMPWDGKSPLSYRFVITDGATRRAVTMGGKDFQVTATSYVGPRVPNWVEKTIFYQIFPDRFENGDAKNDPAEVSPWSAMPTYLTRFGGDAVGIEKRLDHLKKLGVNGVYINPIMKAPAYHRYDPVDFYQVDPEFGTNQEFGRLTRAMQSNGIRVVLDQIFDHVGTTFPPFVDLLKNQQASKFKDYFFVNEWPVEVRKNPPYLGWYNVESMPKVNLANPELKKYLLDSVNFWHEHAQLSGWRLDVANEVPQWFWREFRQRVKTIDPDAWIVGEVWSDANQWLQGDQWDASMNYPFQYAVRDFLAKKTMTAKEFTFQLMQVYGLYAPQVSRNQLNFLSTHDTPRFIHEAGNDRSAQKLAAVVQFTWPGAPSVYYGEELGMEGAHDPDNRRPMRWDLANDGNDMFAHYRKLIALRHRHPILVEGDPVALETSNSTDVAAFGRTLGAQRAVIAINRANSPQTAVVKVNNFGKGADVLGSQAVTSQSRSLTIRLAPRSAAVVLNRRAYPETVSIYHFDHSNHSMEAPQ
- the gcvPB gene encoding aminomethyl-transferring glycine dehydrogenase subunit GcvPB — protein: MPTKKVQQPQLIFDKSSPGRIGCNLPVADTPEVDLSAALGDLRRELQLPELGELDVVRHFTNLSHLNYGIDTGFYPLGSCSMKYNPRINERTAGIPGFTHIHPMQPPATVPGALEVLAQTQEILCQVTGFDEITLQPLAGAHGELTCLMLIKAFHAENGEGDQRTVVLVPDSAHGTNPASAAICGYSVKTVPTDTDGGCDLNALRAALGPDVAAFMVTNPSTLGLFETNIREICDMVHAVGGQVFCDGANMNAMVGTTRPGDHGFDCMHLNLHKTFSTPHGGGGPGCGAIGLKSHLEPYLPVPVVRRSRASGSVELDYTRPHSIGRVSAYFGQFLMEVRALTYLLAFGREHMADISRHAVLNANYIKARLKDVLPAAHDRPCMHECVLTAEKYKREYGVRALDISKRLIDYGFHPPTNYFPLIVPEALMIEPTETECKETLDQFCDAVIAICEEARTNPQLLHDAPTTQIVGRLDEAAAVKNLDVRFRSAEPSKLNV
- the gcvPA gene encoding aminomethyl-transferring glycine dehydrogenase subunit GcvPA, whose product is MPYIPHTEHDREAMLATIGVRSIDDLFVDIPAELRLNAPLEIPSAKNEYELYLHLAHLARQNLDATRLDWYLGAGLYDRYIPSVVGALISRGEFLTAYTPYQPEFSQGYLQTIYEFQSMIAEVYGMDLANASMYDGATSMAEAAYLASAVTSRSRIAISQGVHPHFRQVLDTYAWANSLQVETLPLMNGATRDYSTIGTETACVIVQYPNFLGTIEDLHAAKEAAQEAGALFVVVADPVACAILPPPGEFDADIVVGEGQPLGVAMGFGGPLVGLFACKEKYVRRIPGRIVGRTHDHLGRPGYTMTLRTREQDIRREKATSNICTNEALMALANTVYLSALGKNGLRSVAESTVRNTQYAMKALQVKGAKLKFEKQRVFGEFALELPKPAHEVQKRLIDRGIMAGLPLGDYYAGMESVLLVAVTETRSKAQIDRFATELSEVL